A window from Flavobacterium gyeonganense encodes these proteins:
- the mutY gene encoding A/G-specific adenine glycosylase encodes MNFHNTLINWYLQNKRDLPWRNTVNPYHIWLSEIMLQQTRVAQGMPYFFSFTKEFPTVFDLANADEEKVLKLWQGLGYYSRARNLHKTAQYIANDLKGVFPATYNDLLKLKGVGEYTAAAIASFSYNEPVPVVDGNVFRVLSRYFDIESDIALPATKKEFTELAKELMPKENPAIFNQAIMEFGALQCVPKSPDCSVCVFNDSCLALQKKKVDTLPVKSKKLKITNRFFNYLVLEDIEGKTLIQKRTTKGIWHNLYEFPLLETNEIVDFDFVSRIIKEEILSSYTITGVEECSHATVIHKLSHQHLHIQFWKVKISDILPNGLNCNELKEFPFPIVIYNFIEKEEICR; translated from the coding sequence ATGAATTTTCATAACACACTGATAAATTGGTATTTACAAAACAAACGCGATTTGCCTTGGCGTAATACGGTAAATCCGTATCATATTTGGCTCTCAGAAATTATGCTCCAGCAGACAAGAGTGGCGCAGGGAATGCCATATTTTTTTTCATTTACAAAGGAATTTCCTACTGTTTTTGATTTGGCTAATGCTGATGAAGAAAAAGTTCTAAAACTCTGGCAGGGATTAGGGTATTATTCACGCGCCAGAAATCTGCATAAAACTGCTCAATACATAGCCAATGATCTAAAAGGAGTCTTTCCGGCTACTTATAATGATTTATTAAAGTTAAAAGGAGTAGGTGAATATACAGCTGCCGCAATTGCCTCCTTTTCTTATAATGAACCTGTACCGGTTGTTGATGGTAATGTATTTAGGGTTCTTTCGCGCTATTTTGATATAGAATCCGATATAGCTTTGCCGGCAACCAAAAAAGAATTTACTGAGCTTGCAAAAGAATTAATGCCAAAAGAAAATCCAGCAATTTTTAATCAGGCAATAATGGAATTTGGTGCTTTGCAATGTGTGCCTAAAAGTCCAGATTGTTCTGTATGTGTTTTTAATGACAGTTGTCTGGCTCTGCAAAAGAAAAAGGTTGACACTCTGCCTGTAAAATCTAAAAAACTAAAAATCACAAACCGTTTCTTTAATTATCTGGTATTAGAAGATATTGAGGGAAAAACTTTAATCCAAAAAAGAACTACAAAAGGTATCTGGCATAATTTATATGAGTTTCCTTTACTGGAAACGAATGAAATTGTCGATTTTGATTTTGTTTCAAGGATAATTAAAGAAGAGATTTTATCTTCTTATACAATTACCGGGGTAGAAGAATGTTCACATGCGACAGTGATTCATAAGCTTTCACACCAGCATTTACATATACAGTTCTGGAAAGTAAAAATCAGTGATATTTTGCCTAATGGTTTGAATTGTAATGAATTAAAAGAGTTTCCTTTTCCGATTGTGATTTATAATTTTATTGAAAAGGAAGAAATTTGTCGTTAA
- a CDS encoding ribonuclease E/G, with translation MNKELIIRSSSEAVDFALLKDGKLIELHKEQETSNFQVGDIFIAKIRKPVAGLNAAFVNVGFEKDAFLHYHDLGPNLASQLKFIKLVSAGKLKDFSLKTFQFEKEIDKDGIITDILSANQSVLVQVVKEPISTKGPRISAELSLAGRFIVLVPFSDRVSISQKIEDKKEKDRLKKLVLSIKPKGFGVIVRTVAEGKNTAELEKDLQNLLGRWTAMCKKLPTAHHPSKVLGELNRASSILRDVFNDTFSGIQIDDEELYHQTKDYLQEIAPSKQSIVKFYQSNDTPIFEKYNIERQIKTSFGRTVSMSKGAYLIIEHTEALHVIDVNSGNRSNKATNQEDTAMEVNMIAAAEIARQLRLRDMGGIIVVDFIDMSNPENRKVLFDFLREEMSDDKAKHKILPPSKFGLVQITRQRVRPEVNIKTREEDPNNENGEIEAPILIIDKIALDLDRLLKTHKNVVLNVHPFVAAYLSKGFPSLRSKWFFEHKKWVKIIPRDAYTYLEYHFYDKKGNVISE, from the coding sequence GTGAATAAAGAATTGATCATTAGATCTAGTTCTGAAGCCGTAGATTTTGCCTTATTAAAAGATGGAAAACTAATTGAATTACACAAGGAACAAGAGACAAGCAACTTTCAGGTTGGTGATATTTTTATTGCCAAAATACGAAAACCAGTTGCCGGACTTAATGCTGCTTTTGTAAATGTTGGCTTCGAAAAAGATGCCTTTTTACATTATCACGATTTAGGTCCAAACTTAGCTTCCCAGCTGAAATTCATAAAACTTGTAAGCGCAGGTAAATTAAAAGATTTCTCCCTAAAGACCTTTCAGTTTGAAAAAGAGATTGACAAAGATGGCATCATTACTGATATTTTAAGTGCCAATCAATCTGTCTTAGTACAAGTTGTAAAAGAACCTATATCGACCAAAGGCCCAAGAATAAGCGCTGAGCTTTCACTGGCAGGAAGATTTATAGTTCTCGTTCCGTTTTCTGACCGTGTTTCTATTTCACAAAAAATAGAAGACAAAAAAGAAAAGGACCGCTTAAAAAAACTTGTTCTATCGATCAAACCTAAAGGATTTGGTGTTATTGTTCGTACAGTAGCCGAAGGCAAAAATACAGCCGAATTAGAAAAAGATTTGCAGAACCTGCTTGGCAGATGGACTGCAATGTGTAAAAAATTACCAACTGCTCACCATCCATCCAAAGTATTAGGAGAACTTAACAGAGCTTCTTCAATATTGAGGGATGTTTTCAATGATACCTTTAGCGGTATCCAGATAGATGATGAAGAGTTGTACCATCAAACGAAGGATTATCTGCAAGAAATTGCACCTTCAAAACAATCAATTGTGAAGTTTTATCAATCAAACGACACTCCGATTTTTGAGAAATACAATATAGAGAGACAAATCAAAACTTCATTTGGAAGAACGGTTTCGATGAGCAAAGGCGCTTATCTTATAATAGAACACACTGAAGCTCTTCACGTTATAGACGTAAACAGCGGAAACCGTTCTAATAAAGCGACCAATCAGGAAGATACCGCCATGGAAGTGAATATGATTGCTGCTGCTGAAATTGCCAGACAACTTCGTTTGCGTGATATGGGTGGAATAATCGTAGTTGATTTTATCGATATGTCTAATCCTGAAAACAGGAAAGTTTTGTTCGACTTCTTGCGAGAAGAAATGAGCGACGATAAAGCAAAACATAAAATATTACCGCCAAGTAAATTTGGTTTAGTCCAGATTACAAGACAGCGCGTAAGACCAGAAGTTAATATTAAAACCAGAGAAGAAGATCCTAACAATGAAAATGGCGAAATTGAAGCGCCAATTTTAATCATTGATAAAATCGCACTGGATTTAGACCGACTTTTAAAAACCCACAAAAATGTTGTACTTAATGTACACCCGTTTGTGGCTGCTTACCTCAGTAAAGGTTTTCCATCCTTACGTTCAAAATGGTTTTTTGAACATAAGAAATGGGTGAAAATCATACCTCGTGACGCTTACACGTACTTAGAATATCATTTCTACGATAAAAAAGGAAATGTTATTTCAGAATAA
- a CDS encoding alpha-2-macroglobulin family protein, with amino-acid sequence MKKGLFLVLSVFFIFQSCGRKSAADFNSDFSLFKDYIVSFTGGIVSSDSDIRVVLAFDKNDWKPNQELDDDLFDISPNVSGRVVALSTNTLAFIPEKKLKPGTEYQVTLNLDKLTAIPKEKEKELSKFNFTVKTVKQDFTINTADIQSYSKEYQYLNCVLKTADNIDLETAKKLVEARQKGNDLKIKFDRNPASGKEFHFIIDSIQRYSEATNLEIIYDGDDFDIDQKGQIDFPITSINEFKVVKVEVPDGNNQSVVINFSEPLEKGQDFAGLVSIQNTNNLKFSTQGNLLKVYFTNQNAPKKEEPVVVAVVEPVVAAVDSAAVVVDSASVAVDSAAAVVEEAVEYVPDEEPEQVITGELLLEVFQGIESQYGKKLEANYTEKISFDQIKPNVRFIKNGTILPSSNNLKLNFEAVNLSAVDVKVYKIYKNNILQFLQYNELNGAQNLKKVAQPIAKTTLNLKESTLVNLTKWNTYALDLSKIIKPEPGAIYRVEFEYKRKYSLYKCETSDEDSNQEEEEEVDENDVNYSGNSYDDYYYDDYDWRESQDPCSGSYYYNAKIATNILATDLGVIAKRGENKSYLFAVNNIVTTEPVSNAKVDLYNFQQQKITSGSTDSDGIASFQLDKFAYFAIVTLGDQSTYVKLDDGLSLSVSNFDVAGETLQKGLKGFIYGERGVWRPGDNLYLSFIFNDAANKLPKSHPIKFRLNDPNGKTVYQTVQKTNELNHYAFIVPTNQDAPTGNWEAMVSVGGAKFYKSIKIETIKPNRLKIKNTFSRKTLSSSYPNTDNLEVTWLHGAIAKNLNVEMQAKFSQQATTFKGYEKYTFDDLARQFSTEEINVFSGKLNESGKASVNIQPRLQGQAPGMLRASFITKVYEEGGDFSTDVMSTTYSPYKTYVGIKSPEPNKYGMLETRTNNRFEVVTVDENGRPKSVRNLEVRIYKVEWRWWWDSSSDNLSNYNSSNATTSYKSTIINTDSSGKGSFQFALTDEEWGRYLIRVEDQQDGHATSLTVNIDWPIWSGKTRNRDASTANMLVFSTDKKNYAVGEKAQISFPSSEGGRALISIENGSRVVQTIWAETKKGETKVEVPITGEMAPNVYFNITLLQPHASTKNDSPIRMYGIVPIEVVDKNTILAPTINMPDVLKPEQPFTVKVGEKTGKEMTYTIAVVDEGLLDLTRFKTPNAWDSFYVREALGVKTWDIYDDVIGAYGGKINQIFSIGGDQDLGGGKAKKANRFKPVVLYYGPFKLGKGETKSHQLKLPKYIGSVRTMVVAGDANTSAYGSVEKATPVKSPLMVLASLPRKISPSEKVTLPVTVFATENKIKNVSVQVKTSNGLKVVGSVVQRLNFKQPDEKMAYFNLVVGSATGIAKVQIIATSGSEKSVYDVEIDMTNPNPVTSTFTDVVLTPNSTKTISWKTFGIAGSNKARLEVSSMPSMNLNGRLQFLIQYPHGCVEQTTSSVFPQLYLADVADIDAKRKDLIQKNIAAGIARLGNFQLSNGGMPYWQGNAIADDWGTSYAGHFLIEAEKKGYVLPINFKSKWISYQQREAKQWRFEPKYGNDLAQAYRLYTLALAGNADLSAMNRLRETKGISNESMLRLAAAYVLAGQKSAGQSLFLRTSIDGSSDGYSYYYYGSSERNRAMALETMLLLGQKQKAFTTAVKLAKEMSANQWMSTQTTAYCLYAMSKFAVSNGPKGINIQFSKNGKGEIINTGKSVADRSLSVASGANSITLKNNKANTIYVRVLNTGILPIGQENAVQSDVTASIVFKNRKGSVINVSKINQGTEFVAEVTIKNQRGESVQNVALSQILPSGFEIVNTRFTDYGDAVNNIADYIDIRDDRTNFYFGMKARETKVFRILLNASYLGNYYLPGLQCEAMYDNTFLARTKGFWVEVVK; translated from the coding sequence GTGAAAAAAGGATTATTTCTCGTGCTCTCTGTGTTTTTTATTTTTCAATCCTGCGGAAGAAAATCAGCTGCAGATTTTAATTCCGATTTTTCACTATTTAAAGACTATATAGTCAGCTTTACCGGCGGAATTGTTTCTTCCGATTCTGATATTCGTGTGGTTTTGGCTTTTGATAAAAACGACTGGAAACCGAATCAGGAACTGGATGACGATTTGTTTGATATTTCTCCAAATGTAAGTGGAAGAGTGGTAGCGCTTTCGACTAATACCTTAGCTTTTATCCCGGAGAAAAAACTAAAACCGGGAACAGAATATCAGGTAACTCTAAACTTAGATAAGCTGACTGCAATTCCAAAAGAGAAAGAAAAGGAACTTTCAAAATTTAATTTTACAGTTAAAACCGTTAAACAGGATTTTACTATAAATACAGCAGATATTCAGTCATACAGCAAAGAATATCAATATTTAAACTGTGTTTTAAAAACGGCAGATAATATTGATTTGGAAACAGCAAAAAAATTAGTTGAAGCCAGACAAAAAGGAAATGATCTTAAAATTAAGTTTGACAGAAATCCGGCTTCGGGCAAAGAGTTTCATTTTATAATTGATAGTATCCAGCGTTATTCTGAAGCCACAAATCTTGAAATTATTTATGACGGAGATGATTTTGATATCGATCAGAAAGGACAAATCGATTTTCCGATTACGAGTATCAACGAGTTTAAAGTTGTAAAAGTTGAGGTTCCTGATGGTAATAATCAGTCGGTTGTAATCAATTTTTCTGAACCTTTGGAAAAAGGGCAGGATTTTGCAGGATTAGTTTCAATTCAGAATACTAATAATTTGAAATTTTCTACTCAGGGAAATTTACTGAAAGTTTATTTTACGAATCAAAATGCCCCTAAAAAGGAAGAGCCGGTAGTTGTAGCTGTAGTAGAACCAGTTGTTGCTGCTGTGGATTCTGCTGCTGTTGTAGTAGATTCAGCGTCTGTTGCAGTTGATTCAGCTGCCGCTGTTGTAGAAGAAGCTGTTGAATATGTTCCGGATGAAGAACCGGAACAAGTTATTACAGGAGAATTATTATTAGAAGTTTTTCAGGGAATTGAAAGCCAGTATGGCAAAAAACTGGAAGCAAATTACACAGAAAAAATCTCTTTTGACCAGATAAAACCAAATGTACGTTTTATTAAAAATGGAACGATTCTGCCAAGTTCAAATAATTTAAAATTGAATTTTGAGGCTGTAAATCTTAGTGCAGTTGACGTAAAGGTTTATAAAATTTACAAAAATAATATTCTGCAGTTTCTTCAGTATAATGAATTAAACGGAGCTCAGAATCTCAAGAAGGTGGCACAGCCAATTGCCAAAACAACACTCAACTTAAAAGAAAGTACGCTTGTAAATTTAACCAAATGGAATACGTACGCTTTAGACTTGTCTAAAATTATAAAACCGGAACCGGGGGCGATATACCGAGTGGAGTTTGAATACAAAAGAAAATATTCGTTATACAAATGTGAAACTTCAGACGAAGATTCAAATCAGGAAGAGGAAGAAGAGGTTGATGAAAATGATGTAAATTATAGCGGAAATTCGTACGACGATTATTACTATGATGATTATGACTGGAGAGAAAGTCAGGATCCATGTTCTGGTTCATATTATTATAATGCTAAAATTGCAACCAATATTCTTGCGACAGATTTAGGCGTAATTGCAAAGAGAGGCGAAAATAAATCGTATTTATTTGCAGTAAATAATATTGTAACAACAGAACCGGTTTCGAATGCGAAAGTGGATTTATATAATTTTCAACAGCAGAAAATTACTAGTGGAAGTACAGATAGTGATGGAATTGCATCTTTTCAACTCGATAAATTCGCTTATTTTGCTATAGTTACTTTAGGAGATCAATCGACTTATGTGAAGCTGGATGACGGACTTTCGTTGTCTGTCAGTAATTTTGATGTTGCCGGTGAAACTCTGCAAAAAGGTCTGAAAGGTTTTATTTATGGAGAAAGAGGCGTTTGGCGCCCGGGTGATAATTTGTATCTATCATTTATTTTTAATGATGCAGCAAATAAATTGCCAAAGTCGCATCCAATTAAATTCAGATTAAACGATCCGAACGGAAAAACGGTTTATCAGACGGTTCAAAAAACGAATGAATTAAATCATTACGCTTTTATAGTTCCGACAAACCAAGATGCACCAACAGGAAACTGGGAAGCAATGGTAAGCGTTGGGGGAGCAAAATTCTATAAGAGCATTAAGATTGAAACGATCAAGCCAAATCGTTTAAAAATCAAAAATACGTTTAGCAGAAAAACACTTTCTTCATCCTATCCAAATACAGATAATCTGGAAGTAACCTGGCTGCACGGAGCCATTGCGAAGAATTTGAATGTAGAAATGCAGGCAAAATTCTCTCAGCAAGCAACAACTTTCAAAGGATATGAAAAATATACTTTTGATGATTTAGCACGTCAGTTTAGTACAGAAGAAATCAATGTTTTCTCAGGGAAATTAAATGAAAGTGGAAAAGCTTCGGTTAATATCCAGCCAAGATTACAAGGTCAGGCGCCTGGAATGCTTCGTGCATCCTTCATTACAAAAGTGTATGAAGAAGGAGGTGATTTTAGTACTGATGTAATGTCAACAACTTATTCGCCTTATAAAACGTATGTCGGAATCAAATCGCCGGAACCTAATAAATACGGAATGCTGGAAACCAGAACCAATAATCGTTTTGAAGTCGTAACGGTTGATGAAAACGGAAGGCCAAAATCGGTTCGGAATCTGGAAGTGAGAATCTATAAAGTTGAATGGAGATGGTGGTGGGATTCTTCAAGTGATAATTTATCGAATTACAATTCGTCGAATGCTACAACATCCTATAAATCCACTATAATAAATACCGATTCCAGCGGAAAAGGAAGCTTCCAGTTTGCTTTAACAGATGAAGAATGGGGACGTTATTTGATTCGTGTGGAAGATCAGCAAGATGGTCATGCTACTTCGTTAACCGTAAATATAGACTGGCCAATCTGGTCCGGGAAAACGCGAAACAGAGATGCTTCTACAGCCAATATGCTGGTTTTTTCTACAGATAAAAAGAATTATGCTGTTGGAGAAAAAGCGCAGATTTCTTTCCCTTCAAGTGAAGGCGGACGTGCTTTAATTTCAATCGAAAACGGATCAAGAGTAGTGCAGACTATCTGGGCAGAAACTAAAAAAGGAGAAACTAAAGTTGAAGTTCCAATTACTGGAGAAATGGCACCAAACGTATATTTCAATATTACGTTGTTACAGCCTCACGCTTCGACGAAAAACGATTCGCCTATTCGTATGTACGGAATTGTTCCGATCGAAGTGGTAGATAAAAACACGATTTTGGCACCAACGATTAATATGCCGGACGTTTTAAAACCAGAACAGCCATTTACGGTAAAAGTAGGCGAAAAAACAGGTAAAGAAATGACCTACACCATTGCCGTTGTCGATGAAGGACTTTTAGATTTAACCCGTTTTAAAACGCCAAATGCCTGGGATAGTTTCTATGTTCGTGAAGCTTTGGGCGTAAAAACCTGGGATATTTATGATGATGTAATTGGAGCTTACGGCGGAAAAATAAACCAAATTTTCAGTATTGGTGGAGATCAGGATTTAGGTGGCGGAAAAGCGAAGAAAGCAAACCGTTTTAAACCAGTTGTATTGTACTACGGACCATTTAAATTAGGAAAAGGAGAAACGAAATCCCATCAATTAAAATTGCCAAAATATATTGGTTCAGTCCGAACAATGGTTGTGGCGGGAGATGCAAATACAAGCGCTTACGGAAGCGTAGAAAAAGCAACTCCGGTTAAAAGTCCGCTGATGGTTTTGGCATCGTTGCCAAGAAAAATTTCGCCATCAGAAAAAGTAACACTCCCTGTAACCGTTTTTGCAACTGAAAACAAAATTAAAAATGTTTCCGTTCAGGTTAAAACAAGTAACGGGTTGAAAGTAGTAGGAAGTGTAGTTCAGAGGCTGAACTTTAAACAGCCGGATGAAAAAATGGCTTATTTTAATTTGGTTGTAGGATCTGCAACCGGAATTGCAAAAGTTCAAATAATTGCGACTTCAGGAAGCGAGAAATCCGTTTATGATGTCGAAATCGATATGACCAATCCAAATCCGGTTACGAGTACTTTTACTGATGTTGTTTTAACGCCAAACAGTACTAAAACAATTTCATGGAAAACATTTGGAATTGCCGGAAGTAATAAAGCAAGATTGGAAGTTTCGTCAATGCCATCGATGAATCTGAACGGAAGATTGCAATTCTTGATTCAATATCCACACGGTTGTGTAGAGCAGACAACTTCCTCTGTTTTCCCGCAATTGTATTTAGCAGATGTAGCTGATATTGATGCGAAACGCAAAGATCTGATTCAGAAAAATATTGCTGCCGGAATTGCAAGATTGGGTAATTTCCAATTGTCAAATGGCGGGATGCCTTACTGGCAGGGCAATGCAATTGCAGATGACTGGGGAACTTCTTACGCCGGACATTTCTTAATTGAAGCGGAGAAAAAAGGATATGTATTGCCAATTAATTTCAAATCAAAATGGATTTCCTACCAGCAACGTGAAGCAAAACAATGGCGTTTTGAACCGAAATATGGAAATGATTTAGCTCAGGCCTATCGTTTGTACACTTTGGCTTTAGCAGGAAATGCCGATTTATCAGCAATGAACAGATTGAGAGAGACAAAAGGAATTTCGAATGAAAGTATGCTTCGTTTAGCAGCGGCTTATGTTTTGGCTGGACAAAAATCGGCTGGACAAAGTTTGTTTTTACGGACAAGTATCGACGGAAGTTCAGATGGTTACAGCTACTACTATTATGGTTCAAGCGAAAGAAACCGAGCAATGGCTTTAGAAACGATGCTTCTTCTGGGGCAAAAGCAAAAAGCTTTTACAACAGCAGTAAAACTAGCCAAAGAAATGTCGGCTAATCAATGGATGAGTACACAAACAACGGCTTATTGCTTGTATGCAATGTCGAAATTTGCGGTGAGCAACGGTCCTAAAGGAATCAATATCCAGTTTAGTAAAAACGGAAAAGGCGAAATAATAAATACAGGTAAATCAGTTGCAGATCGTAGTTTGTCTGTTGCTTCGGGTGCAAATAGTATTACGCTGAAAAACAATAAAGCAAATACAATTTATGTTCGGGTATTGAATACTGGAATTCTGCCAATCGGTCAGGAAAATGCAGTTCAAAGCGATGTTACGGCTTCTATTGTTTTCAAAAACAGAAAAGGAAGCGTGATCAATGTTTCGAAAATTAATCAGGGAACTGAATTTGTTGCTGAGGTTACGATTAAAAACCAAAGGGGAGAAAGCGTTCAAAATGTAGCATTATCACAAATTCTGCCTTCAGGATTCGAGATTGTAAATACCCGTTTCACTGATTATGGAGATGCTGTAAACAACATTGCTGATTATATTGATATCCGTGATGATAGAACGAATTTCTATTTCGGAATGAAAGCAAGGGAAACCAAAGTTTTCCGTATTCTGCTGAACGCATCGTATTTAGGAAATTATTACTTGCCTGGATTGCAATGTGAAGCGATGTACGATAATACATTCTTAGCAAGAACAAAAGGATTCTGGGTTGAGGTGGTAAAATAA
- a CDS encoding HU family DNA-binding protein has translation MTKADIVAKISEKLGLEKGDVQATVETFMEEVKTSLETGDNVYLRGFGSFIVKTRAEKTGRNISKNTTIKIPAHNIPAFKPAKVFVEGVKTNNEAK, from the coding sequence ATGACGAAAGCAGATATCGTAGCGAAGATTTCAGAGAAACTAGGTCTTGAAAAAGGAGACGTTCAGGCAACAGTTGAAACTTTTATGGAAGAAGTTAAGACTTCATTAGAAACTGGTGACAATGTTTACCTAAGAGGTTTCGGAAGTTTCATCGTAAAGACCAGAGCTGAGAAAACAGGAAGAAACATCTCTAAAAATACCACAATCAAAATTCCTGCACACAATATTCCTGCTTTTAAACCTGCAAAAGTTTTTGTAGAGGGAGTAAAAACAAACAACGAAGCAAAATAA
- the pbpC gene encoding penicillin-binding protein 1C, with translation MKNKLIAFSKSIINWIKKNKIKSAIVFLLLLIYYFSLPRTLFKEPYSTVIESKEGELLGAKIADDGQWRFPAQDSVPDKFKKCIVYFEDEYFYKHPGFNPGAMINAFKQNRKAGKVVRGGSTLTQQVIRLSRKGKNRTYFEKIIEIILATRLELGYSKNKILEMYVAHAPFGGNVVGLEMASWRYFGVQSNQLSWAENAVLAVLPNAPSLIYPGKNQIKLLNKRNRLLLKLHQEGIIDRQTYELSIEEPLPQKPYDLPQIAPHLLQRVAKNEEGTRVKTTIDHALQNRVNQIARYYYNQYRQNEVHNLAILVIDVQNRNVMSYVGNSPADADHQKDVDIIDAPRSTGSILKPLLYGAMLDDGELLPNTLIADIPTQISGYTPQNFNLTFDGAVPAHRALSRSLNIPAVLMLQDFGVNKFYEELQKFKLKNINKTPDHYGLSLILGGAESNLWDLCRTYANLSSTVNYFNKNKGQYRTNEFTELNYKNDFKSDFGSQTNQKNILGAGSIWLTYNAMEEVNRPEGDEAWKFYDSSLKIAWKTGTSFGNRDAWAIGTNSRYVVGVWVGNATGEGRPTLTGVTSSAPILFDVFNLLPRQRWFDTPYNDLAEVEVCRLSGYLAKDNCPKIKQWVPKKGKSTKVCPYHKTVHLDKTEQFQVNSSCESIDNIVTKNWFVLPPVMAWYYKSQHIEYLPLPPFKEGCEGTQTTTMDFIYPKANSKIYLTKDFNSNVQPVILKVAYSERDKELFWYVDNVYKATTKTFHELPITPTSGIHYVTVVDASGNEIRLRIEIVRE, from the coding sequence TTGAAAAATAAATTAATAGCGTTCTCAAAAAGCATTATAAACTGGATCAAAAAAAACAAAATCAAATCAGCAATTGTATTTCTGCTCTTGCTGATTTACTATTTTTCCCTTCCCCGAACATTATTCAAAGAACCCTATTCCACCGTTATAGAAAGCAAAGAAGGAGAACTGCTTGGCGCGAAAATAGCTGATGACGGGCAATGGCGTTTTCCTGCACAGGATAGCGTTCCGGACAAATTCAAGAAATGTATTGTTTATTTTGAAGACGAATATTTCTATAAACATCCCGGTTTCAATCCAGGTGCGATGATTAATGCTTTTAAACAAAACAGAAAAGCCGGAAAAGTAGTCAGAGGGGGAAGTACCTTGACACAACAAGTAATACGATTATCCCGGAAAGGAAAAAATAGAACCTATTTCGAAAAAATAATAGAAATTATTCTGGCTACCCGATTAGAATTAGGGTATTCTAAAAATAAAATTCTTGAAATGTACGTAGCACACGCACCATTTGGAGGAAATGTTGTCGGACTGGAAATGGCTTCATGGCGTTATTTTGGTGTTCAGTCTAATCAGCTTTCATGGGCAGAAAATGCTGTTTTAGCCGTTTTGCCAAATGCACCAAGTCTGATTTATCCGGGAAAAAATCAAATTAAACTTTTAAATAAACGGAACCGGCTTTTATTAAAATTGCATCAGGAAGGTATAATCGACAGGCAGACATACGAACTTTCGATTGAAGAGCCATTGCCTCAAAAACCATATGATTTGCCTCAAATTGCGCCACATTTACTTCAAAGAGTGGCTAAAAATGAAGAAGGAACAAGAGTCAAAACCACAATTGATCACGCTTTACAAAACAGGGTCAATCAAATAGCGCGATATTATTACAATCAATACAGGCAGAATGAAGTTCACAATCTTGCTATTTTGGTAATTGATGTTCAGAACAGAAATGTGATGAGTTATGTTGGAAACTCTCCGGCAGATGCAGATCATCAAAAAGATGTCGATATTATCGATGCACCAAGAAGTACAGGAAGTATCCTGAAACCACTTTTATATGGCGCTATGCTGGATGATGGTGAATTACTGCCGAATACTTTAATTGCCGATATTCCAACGCAGATTTCTGGGTATACACCACAGAATTTTAATTTGACATTTGACGGAGCTGTTCCGGCACATCGGGCATTGTCGCGGTCATTGAATATTCCGGCAGTTTTAATGCTTCAGGATTTTGGTGTAAATAAATTTTATGAAGAACTGCAAAAGTTCAAATTAAAGAATATCAATAAAACGCCAGATCATTACGGATTGTCACTGATTTTAGGAGGCGCAGAAAGTAATTTATGGGATTTATGCCGAACGTATGCCAATCTTTCATCAACGGTTAATTATTTCAATAAAAACAAAGGGCAATACAGAACTAACGAGTTTACTGAGCTCAATTATAAAAATGATTTTAAATCCGACTTTGGTTCACAAACGAATCAAAAGAATATTTTGGGAGCAGGATCAATTTGGCTTACGTATAACGCAATGGAAGAAGTCAACAGACCGGAAGGAGACGAAGCCTGGAAGTTTTATGACAGTTCGCTTAAAATTGCCTGGAAAACAGGAACCAGTTTCGGAAACAGGGATGCATGGGCGATTGGAACCAATTCAAGATATGTAGTTGGAGTTTGGGTTGGAAATGCAACAGGCGAAGGTAGACCAACTTTGACTGGCGTTACAAGCTCAGCGCCAATTTTGTTTGATGTTTTTAATTTACTGCCAAGACAAAGATGGTTTGATACACCCTACAATGATTTAGCAGAAGTTGAAGTATGCCGATTAAGCGGTTATCTGGCAAAAGATAATTGTCCGAAAATCAAACAATGGGTTCCTAAAAAAGGGAAATCGACCAAAGTTTGTCCGTATCATAAAACCGTTCATTTAGATAAAACAGAACAGTTTCAGGTAAACAGCAGCTGTGAAAGTATTGATAATATTGTCACTAAAAACTGGTTTGTACTGCCTCCTGTTATGGCGTGGTATTATAAAAGCCAGCATATTGAATATTTGCCTTTGCCTCCATTTAAAGAAGGCTGCGAAGGAACGCAAACCACAACAATGGACTTTATTTATCCCAAAGCAAACAGTAAGATTTATTTAACGAAGGATTTTAACAGTAATGTACAGCCCGTAATTTTAAAAGTCGCTTATTCTGAAAGAGATAAAGAGTTGTTTTGGTATGTCGATAATGTTTACAAAGCCACAACCAAAACATTTCATGAATTACCTATTACACCAACTTCGGGAATACATTATGTTACCGTTGTTGATGCTTCAGGGAATGAAATCAGACTCAGAATTGAAATTGTTAGGGAATAA